In Methanobacterium paludis, the following proteins share a genomic window:
- a CDS encoding ArnT family glycosyltransferase, translated as MNWDNKNYKKALILIPALAAFFITLIPTLKFQWPLSWDIIYHIQYAHLYSQYGLVLTNPLLNYPVGQKIAYPPLFHLLIAALGNLLNVDYFQIARFLQPVLAMSIVLSVSYVAQKFYGKIAGISAGFLIISSYMIYRIMLPLPENLALIFIPIAVYLYYRSIKDNTLKYALLSGILFILVIATHQAAILCLFLVITALTLVEVVVYRNIKVFKNYGAFLSCLVALILAAALFIWLSAPDLFYGILKGGISAATGYASQVNTNEPLSAYGYVKYFTPFILPFALIGGVLAVKRRSKKDIFVLVWLLVLFLLSKSYWFGVNVISFRLIVYMMMPLALLGGFGLSYVYEKLKDYKRVSSNSIRTGFLIAIFMFSMVSGVLTLENPNISTFGAKTDLGSVQIAPPSSSEVDLANWFNANADKNKSILISNLYVSMFLATQTGIPIHYGFEYFNNTTPKSSFEMNNIGYIVYDKRLTFPSENGTLYLQKADSELYPLMYYSEDIHSNINTIKPSFSKVVYENVDFIICQIQ; from the coding sequence ATGAATTGGGATAATAAAAATTATAAAAAGGCATTGATACTTATTCCTGCCTTAGCAGCATTCTTCATAACTTTAATACCCACACTTAAATTTCAGTGGCCATTGAGTTGGGATATAATTTACCACATCCAATACGCACACCTTTACAGTCAATACGGACTTGTATTGACCAATCCCTTATTAAATTACCCTGTAGGGCAAAAAATAGCTTATCCTCCTCTATTTCACCTTCTTATTGCAGCATTGGGAAATTTATTAAATGTAGACTACTTCCAGATTGCAAGGTTTTTACAACCAGTTTTAGCCATGTCCATAGTTTTATCTGTTTCCTATGTTGCCCAGAAGTTTTATGGAAAAATTGCAGGAATTTCTGCAGGGTTTCTAATAATATCAAGTTACATGATCTACAGGATCATGCTCCCCCTGCCAGAAAATCTTGCCCTGATCTTCATACCCATTGCAGTGTACCTTTACTACCGCTCCATAAAGGATAACACATTAAAATATGCCTTATTATCAGGAATACTATTCATATTAGTTATTGCAACACATCAAGCAGCAATATTATGTTTATTCCTTGTAATAACCGCATTAACCCTGGTTGAAGTGGTTGTCTATCGTAACATCAAGGTTTTTAAAAATTATGGTGCTTTTTTAAGCTGTTTAGTTGCATTGATCCTGGCGGCGGCATTGTTTATATGGTTATCTGCTCCTGATTTGTTCTATGGAATTTTAAAAGGAGGAATATCTGCGGCAACAGGCTACGCATCCCAGGTAAACACAAATGAACCACTGAGTGCCTACGGATATGTAAAATATTTTACTCCATTCATTTTACCATTTGCATTAATCGGAGGAGTTTTAGCCGTTAAAAGAAGGAGTAAAAAAGACATATTCGTTTTAGTATGGTTACTAGTACTTTTCTTATTGAGCAAATCTTACTGGTTCGGTGTAAATGTCATTTCATTCCGATTGATAGTTTACATGATGATGCCCCTTGCACTGCTTGGTGGGTTCGGTTTAAGCTACGTTTACGAGAAGTTAAAAGATTACAAACGAGTTTCATCAAATTCAATTAGAACCGGGTTTTTAATAGCAATTTTCATGTTTTCCATGGTTTCAGGAGTTTTAACACTAGAAAATCCGAACATAAGTACCTTTGGAGCCAAAACCGATCTTGGATCTGTTCAAATCGCCCCCCCATCCTCTTCAGAGGTGGACCTGGCAAACTGGTTCAATGCAAATGCAGATAAAAATAAATCAATTTTAATATCCAACCTTTACGTGAGTATGTTCCTTGCAACGCAAACAGGAATTCCAATACACTACGGATTCGAATATTTCAATAATACAACGCCCAAATCCAGTTTTGAGATGAATAATATAGGATATATAGTATACGATAAAAGGTTAACATTCCCTTCTGAAAATGGAACATTATACCTGCAGAAAGCGGATTCTGAGCTTTATCCATTAATGTATTACAGCGAAGACATTCATTCAAACATCAATACAATAAAACCAAGTTTCAGCAAGGTTGTTTACGAGAACGTCGATTTTATAATCTGTCAGATACAATAA
- the nifH gene encoding nitrogenase iron protein translates to MVRKIAIYGKGGIGKSTTTQNTASAMAHFHDKKVMIHGCDPKADSTRMILGGKMQRTMMDTLREDGEEACMVLDNIMSIGYEGIKCVESGGPEPGVGCAGRGVITAITLMEQQKVYEDNDFVFFDVLGDVVCGGFAMPIRDGKAEEIYVVASGEMMALYAANNLCKGMVKYANQSGVRLGGIICNSRNVDGERELLEEFCKKIGTQMIHFVPRDNIVQKAEFNKKTVVDFEPDCNQAHEYEALAGKIINNENFVIPKPMSMDELEEMVVQYGLMD, encoded by the coding sequence ATGGTAAGAAAAATAGCAATTTATGGAAAAGGTGGAATAGGAAAATCAACAACTACTCAAAACACAGCATCAGCAATGGCACATTTCCATGATAAAAAAGTCATGATACACGGCTGCGATCCAAAAGCAGACAGTACAAGAATGATACTTGGGGGAAAAATGCAGAGAACCATGATGGACACCTTGAGAGAAGATGGAGAAGAAGCCTGTATGGTACTGGATAACATCATGTCAATAGGTTACGAAGGAATAAAATGTGTAGAATCCGGTGGTCCTGAACCTGGTGTAGGATGTGCTGGTAGGGGTGTGATAACAGCAATTACTCTCATGGAACAGCAGAAAGTCTACGAAGATAACGATTTTGTTTTCTTTGATGTACTTGGAGATGTTGTGTGCGGTGGATTTGCAATGCCTATCAGGGACGGTAAAGCTGAAGAAATCTACGTTGTGGCTTCAGGAGAGATGATGGCACTCTACGCAGCAAACAACCTGTGTAAAGGTATGGTGAAATACGCTAACCAGAGTGGTGTGAGACTTGGAGGAATAATCTGTAACAGTCGAAACGTTGATGGAGAAAGAGAACTCCTTGAAGAATTCTGTAAAAAAATAGGAACCCAAATGATCCATTTCGTTCCAAGGGACAACATAGTCCAGAAAGCAGAGTTCAACAAAAAAACCGTGGTAGACTTTGAACCAGACTGTAACCAGGCCCATGAATACGAAGCACTTGCAGGTAAAATAATCAACAACGAAAATTTCGTCATTCCAAAACCAATGTCCATGGATGAGCTTGAAGAGATGGTTGTTCAGTACGGTTTAATGGACTAG